In one window of Gemmatimonadaceae bacterium DNA:
- a CDS encoding zinc ribbon domain-containing protein: MPTYVYETIPESGTDAPQRFELRQSMSEPSLTVHPDTGAPVRRVLSGGLATFTEGPSSSRPGPAGGCGTGCGCVS, from the coding sequence ATGCCCACCTATGTGTATGAAACCATTCCCGAAAGCGGCACCGACGCGCCGCAGCGATTCGAGTTGCGCCAATCGATGTCGGAGCCCAGCCTGACCGTGCATCCGGACACCGGAGCACCAGTCCGTCGGGTGCTGTCTGGCGGACTGGCGACCTTTACCGAGGGACCATCATCCTCGCGCCCCGGACCTGCGGGCGGGTGTGGAACGGGATGCGGCTGCGTGTCATGA
- a CDS encoding DUF1343 domain-containing protein produces MRPTLAALSLALLGASPVVDLPAQSSAGVIPGIEVLLTDSLHLIRGKRVGLLTNHSGRDRKGTSSIDLLFKAPGVKLSALYGPEHGIRGVAKAGEKISSSVDSATGVKVYSLYGDVESPTADMLKDIDVLLYDIQDVGARVYTFEWTLALVAATAKKPIIVLDRPDPIRADRIEGNILDPRFASLVGQHPVALRYGLTPGELMRFLVGTKLIDAQVTVIPMKNYRRAMWFDETRIPRVNPSPNLRTLDAELLYPGTVFFEGTNATEGRGTDAPFTLIGAAYLTDHVAIAAELNALKLPGVRFDTATRTIEPGYKFAGQTIPMIHVRVIDRNAVRPVELGIRMLRAFYAHHPTEFKWREPSVNAAGRIKSIDRLAGTDQLTKAVEQNTVDALVKQWDADAVRFATMVKPYLLYR; encoded by the coding sequence ATGCGCCCAACTCTCGCCGCTCTTTCGCTGGCCCTGCTCGGTGCCAGCCCCGTCGTCGACCTGCCCGCACAGTCATCAGCGGGCGTCATCCCCGGCATCGAAGTCCTGCTCACCGACTCACTGCACCTGATCAGGGGCAAACGCGTCGGGCTGCTGACCAATCACTCGGGCCGCGACCGCAAGGGCACCAGCAGCATCGACCTGCTGTTCAAGGCGCCGGGGGTGAAGCTCTCCGCGTTGTACGGGCCGGAACACGGAATCCGGGGTGTCGCGAAGGCCGGCGAGAAGATCAGCTCGAGTGTGGATTCCGCCACGGGCGTGAAGGTGTACTCGCTGTACGGTGATGTGGAATCGCCCACGGCAGACATGCTGAAGGACATCGACGTCTTGCTGTACGACATTCAGGATGTCGGCGCCCGCGTCTACACCTTCGAGTGGACGCTGGCCTTGGTCGCGGCGACGGCGAAGAAGCCAATCATCGTGCTCGATCGACCCGATCCCATTCGCGCCGATCGCATCGAGGGGAATATCCTCGATCCGCGATTCGCTTCGCTGGTTGGGCAGCATCCCGTGGCGCTGCGTTACGGCCTCACGCCCGGAGAATTGATGCGCTTTTTGGTTGGCACGAAGCTCATCGATGCGCAGGTGACGGTGATTCCGATGAAGAACTACCGACGGGCGATGTGGTTTGACGAGACCCGCATTCCGCGAGTGAACCCTTCGCCGAACCTGCGCACCCTGGACGCCGAGTTGTTGTATCCGGGTACCGTGTTCTTCGAGGGTACCAACGCTACAGAAGGACGCGGCACCGACGCGCCCTTCACGCTCATCGGCGCGGCGTATCTCACCGACCACGTGGCGATCGCGGCGGAGCTCAATGCGCTGAAACTCCCGGGCGTGCGCTTTGATACGGCGACGCGTACGATCGAACCGGGCTACAAGTTTGCCGGCCAGACGATTCCGATGATCCACGTGCGGGTGATCGATCGCAACGCGGTGCGTCCGGTGGAGCTGGGCATTCGCATGCTGCGCGCGTTCTACGCGCACCATCCCACCGAGTTCAAGTGGCGCGAGCCATCGGTGAACGCGGCGGGGCGAATCAAGTCAATTGATCGACTGGCGGGTACGGACCAGCTCACCAAGGCGGTGGAGCAGAACACCGTGGACGCCCTGGTCAAGCAATGGGATGCGGATGCGGTGAGGTTCGCGACGATGGTGAAGCCGTACCTGTTGTACCGATAG